In Planctomycetia bacterium, one genomic interval encodes:
- a CDS encoding Flp family type IVb pilin, whose amino-acid sequence MFAAIKRFINNEDGPTAVEYAVMLALIIVLCIVVIRQVGTSSSRTFSTADSAIS is encoded by the coding sequence ATGTTTGCAGCCATCAAGAGATTCATCAACAATGAAGACGGCCCAACAGCAGTGGAATACGCTGTGATGCTGGCACTGATCATCGTGCTGTGCATTGTGGTTATCCGCCAGGTCGGTACCAGTTCTTCCCGAACTTTCAGCACCGCCGATTCCGCTATTTCCTAG
- a CDS encoding DUF5329 domain-containing protein has translation MHITRFSMIMLIGLAGCSDAPATASKLESTSVKSPFPITMTVKQRSTTRIPGLEKDCSLTVGDITRGQVMVSTHFSDDMERATTGLVSLKPGEATELKIYKASYTIRLTELSNALVGEDFATFEIGGLSESQKIDKLISSVESLKDARFIRNGTEYSAQEAAEHLRLKLKNAGDSIQTASQFIEHVASKSSLSGEVYLIRLSDGSTLTARDFFEQELAKLE, from the coding sequence TTGCAGCGATGCACCTGCTACCGCTTCCAAGTTAGAATCAACCAGCGTCAAATCTCCGTTCCCCATCACGATGACGGTAAAGCAGCGCTCAACGACACGCATACCAGGACTTGAGAAAGATTGCAGCCTGACGGTAGGGGATATTACACGCGGTCAGGTCATGGTCAGCACACATTTTTCTGATGACATGGAGCGTGCTACCACAGGGTTGGTTTCACTGAAACCAGGAGAAGCCACGGAACTGAAAATCTACAAGGCCAGCTATACCATCCGCTTGACTGAGTTGAGCAATGCCCTGGTTGGCGAAGACTTTGCAACATTTGAAATTGGAGGACTTTCAGAATCCCAGAAGATTGACAAACTCATTTCGAGTGTAGAAAGCCTCAAGGATGCCCGGTTTATTCGTAACGGCACGGAGTATTCAGCGCAGGAAGCTGCAGAGCATTTACGATTGAAACTTAAGAACGCAGGAGACAGCATCCAAACTGCTTCGCAGTTTATCGAACACGTGGCTTCCAAATCTTCATTGAGCGGGGAAGTCTATCTGATTCGACTGTCTGATGGGAGTACGTTAACTGCTCGTGATTTCTTCGAACAGGAATTGGCAAAACTGGAATAG